The following proteins are encoded in a genomic region of Xenopus laevis strain J_2021 chromosome 3L, Xenopus_laevis_v10.1, whole genome shotgun sequence:
- the larp6.L gene encoding la-related protein 6 isoform X2, which translates to MEPEERQEASDTSSVLGGQQSAGSAWDIGAPVQIRVAIEAAEDDEAESLDYRGGMEGGSCSEDDYSRSDKYSGAATSGGENDGDELDQNWKTPDAELIQKLITQIEYYLSDENLEKDAFLLKHVRRNKMGFVSVKLLTSFKKVKHLTRDWRTTAYALRYSNLLELNEDNRKIRRKTPVPVFASENLPSKMLLVYDLHFIPELNCLGKEQENGGMQEKVMEHLLKSFGAFGVISSIRILKPGRDLPSDVKRFSSRYSQVGTKDCAIVEFEEVEAAIKAHDTINVESDIEDGLKVVLIGMKPPKKKIQKDKSKEEDSKHVRKNKSLNKRVEELQYVGDESAVYSSSEPDSNPTSPMVGRKIQSNNKLSPSAYPNNHLSPNASPRNSPWSSPCGQRKGVKQSPLADSMSPEVSRKCTEYSSDSSITPSSSPWVQRRKQAQTVTQEKSPVGSPMLGRKIQNADGLPPGVLRLPRGPDGTKGFHNGGERNKPVQCL; encoded by the exons ATGGAGCCTGAGGAGAGGCAGGAGGCAAGTGACACGAGCAGTGTGTTAGGGGGGCAGCAGTCTGCTGGAAGTGCCTGGGACATCGGGGCCCCAGTGCAGATCCGGGTGGCCATAGAGGCAGCAGAGGACGATGAAGCTGAAAGCCTGGATTACAGGGGCGGCATGGAAGGTGGAAGCTGCAGTGAGGATGATTACAGTCGCAGCGACAAATACAG CGGGGCAGCTACTAGTGGAGGAGAGAACGATGGAGATGAATTAGACCAAAACTGGAAGACTCCTGATGCCGAGCTGATACAGAAACTTATTACGCAAATTGAGTATTACCTTTCTGATGAAAACCTAGAGAAAGATGCCTTCCTTCTAAAGCATGTGAGAAGAAACAAAATGGGATTTGTCAGTGTTAAACTACTCACCTCCTTTAAAAAG GTTAAACACCTCACTCGGGACTGGAGAACCACTGCATATGCTTTGAGATATTCCAACCTACTTGAACTAAATGAAGACAACAGAAAAATTAGAAGAAAGACCCCTGTTCCTGTTTTTGCAAGTGAGAACCTACCCAGTAAGATGCTTCTCGTTTATGATCTCCACTTCATCCCGGAGCTGAACTGTTTAGGCAAGGAGCAGGAGAATGGAGGCATGCAAGAAAAGGTCATGGAGCACCTTTTGAAGAGTTTTGGGGCTTTTGGTGTTATTTCATCCATTCGTATCCTAAAACCAGGCAGGGATCTTCCATCCGATGTGAAGCGGTTTAGTAGTAGGTATTCCCAGGTTGGAACGAAAGACTGTGCAATTGTAGAATTTGAAGAGGTGGAGGCTGCTATCAAGGCGCACGACACAAttaatgtagaaagtgatatagAAGATGGCCTTAAAGTAGTTTTGATTGGTATGAAGCCtccaaaaaagaaaatacagaaagacaAAAGCAAAGAGGAAGACTCAAAGCATGTGCGCAAAAACAAGTCTCTCAATAAGCGAGTAGAGGAACTACAGTACGTTGGGGATGAGTCTGCAGTGTATAGTTCTTCAGAACCAGACAGCAATCCCACTTCACCTATGGTAGGTCGAAAAATCCAGTCCAACAACAAGCTAAGCCCATCTGCTTACCCGAACAACCATCTGAGCCCCAATGCATCTCCTAGAAATAGTCCCTGGAGTAGCCCTTGTGGACAGCGCAAAGGTGTAAAACAGTCCCCGCTTGCAGACAGTATGAGCCCAGAGGTTTCTCGAAAATGCACAGAGTACTCCTCTGACAGCAGTATTACTCCATCCAGTAGCCCCTGGGTTCAGAGAAGAAAACAAGCTCAAACTGTCACACAAGAAAAAAGCCCAGTTGGTAGCCCAATGTTAGGACGGAAAATACAAAATGCAGATGGATTGCCACCTGGTGTTCTGAGGCTTCCAAGAGGCCCTGATGGTACAAAGGGTTTCCACAATGGAGGTGAAAGAAATAAGCCTGTTCAGTGTTTATGA
- the larp6.L gene encoding la-related protein 6 isoform X1 → MYHLINLFFRCFFILLPIPVPDFPWMGHRYEDVRVSYPCGRKRHLHCGRHDGKEVRGQETILKPLAVPDSECWKWAVKRFWSVYQAGNWHLCSPFMLQTLQKSLGLSKQNNMEAARQPNVKLIASEDCHNSQLDSTSLDSPGTTLEESTLPSLCGINQAIVQASVLEASPEAGRESSTCNLTPANQIDVCEQISGMVSKSAMSSGTEFDRILEDSLLTVLEDGGDASGLYVIDECQSDEDLSTLCGYLGDLMPSIMAESCQPAEGSCWLPLQSTDKMESFPMEWPNLDLAERMPLQIDLGFGSFPGIECYGIGNHLGQIIINPESTENEDQEKGLMEAGDYSEDDSTRQDKYSGAATSGGENDGDELDQNWKTPDAELIQKLITQIEYYLSDENLEKDAFLLKHVRRNKMGFVSVKLLTSFKKVKHLTRDWRTTAYALRYSNLLELNEDNRKIRRKTPVPVFASENLPSKMLLVYDLHFIPELNCLGKEQENGGMQEKVMEHLLKSFGAFGVISSIRILKPGRDLPSDVKRFSSRYSQVGTKDCAIVEFEEVEAAIKAHDTINVESDIEDGLKVVLIGMKPPKKKIQKDKSKEEDSKHVRKNKSLNKRVEELQYVGDESAVYSSSEPDSNPTSPMVGRKIQSNNKLSPSAYPNNHLSPNASPRNSPWSSPCGQRKGVKQSPLADSMSPEVSRKCTEYSSDSSITPSSSPWVQRRKQAQTVTQEKSPVGSPMLGRKIQNADGLPPGVLRLPRGPDGTKGFHNGGERNKPVQCL, encoded by the exons ATGTATCACTTAATAAATTTGTTTTTCCGGTGCTTTTTCATCCTTCTGCCTATCCCAGTGCCAGATTTCCCTTGGATGGGGCATAGGTATGAAGATGTGAGGGTTAGTTATCCTTGCGGAAGGAAGAGGCATTTACATTGTGGTAGGCATGATGGAAAAGAGGTAAGGGGTCAGGAGACCATATTAAAGCCTCTGGCTGTACCAGATTCTGAGTGTTGGAAATGGGCTGTAAAGAGATTCTGGTCAGTCTACCAAGCTGGGAACTGGCATCTGTGTTCTCCGTTTATGCTGCAGACTTTACAGAAAAGCCTTGGCCTTTCCAAGCAAAATAATATGGAAGCAGCAAGACAGCCAAATGTAAAGTTGATTGCCAGTGAGGATTGCCATAATAGCCAACTAGATTCTACAAGCCTGGATTCCCCTGGCACAACATTGGAAGAATCCACTCTTCCATCATTATGTGGCATAAATCAAGCCATTGTTCAGGCCAGTGTTCTGGAGGCCAGTCCAGAGGCAGGGAGAGAGTCTAGCACTTGCAATCTGACACCAGCAAATCAGATTGATGTGTGTGAGCAGATTTCCGGAATGGTTTCTAAGTCCGCAATGTCCTCAGGAACAGAGTTTGACCGAATCCTGGAGGACAGTTTGCTGACTGTGCTAGAAGATGGTGGGGATGCCAGTGGTCTTTATGTAATAGACGAATGCCAGTCTGATGAAGATTTAAGCACTCTCTGTGGATACCTAGGTGACTTGATGCCCTCAATCATGGCAGAATCATGCCAGCCTGCTGAAGGAAGTTGCTGGCTTCCACTACAATCCACGGACAAAATGGAGTCCTTCCCCATGGAATGGCCAAATCTAGATCTTGCAGAAAGGATGCCCCTACAAATCGATTTGGGATTTGGGTCGTTCCCTGGAATTGAGTGCTATGGCATTGGGAATCATTTGGGGCAAATTATTATAAATCCTGAAAGCACTGAAAATGAGGATCAAGAAAAAGGCCTAATGGAAGCAGGAGACTACAGTGAGGATGATTCCACcagacaggataaatacag CGGGGCAGCTACTAGTGGAGGAGAGAACGATGGAGATGAATTAGACCAAAACTGGAAGACTCCTGATGCCGAGCTGATACAGAAACTTATTACGCAAATTGAGTATTACCTTTCTGATGAAAACCTAGAGAAAGATGCCTTCCTTCTAAAGCATGTGAGAAGAAACAAAATGGGATTTGTCAGTGTTAAACTACTCACCTCCTTTAAAAAG GTTAAACACCTCACTCGGGACTGGAGAACCACTGCATATGCTTTGAGATATTCCAACCTACTTGAACTAAATGAAGACAACAGAAAAATTAGAAGAAAGACCCCTGTTCCTGTTTTTGCAAGTGAGAACCTACCCAGTAAGATGCTTCTCGTTTATGATCTCCACTTCATCCCGGAGCTGAACTGTTTAGGCAAGGAGCAGGAGAATGGAGGCATGCAAGAAAAGGTCATGGAGCACCTTTTGAAGAGTTTTGGGGCTTTTGGTGTTATTTCATCCATTCGTATCCTAAAACCAGGCAGGGATCTTCCATCCGATGTGAAGCGGTTTAGTAGTAGGTATTCCCAGGTTGGAACGAAAGACTGTGCAATTGTAGAATTTGAAGAGGTGGAGGCTGCTATCAAGGCGCACGACACAAttaatgtagaaagtgatatagAAGATGGCCTTAAAGTAGTTTTGATTGGTATGAAGCCtccaaaaaagaaaatacagaaagacaAAAGCAAAGAGGAAGACTCAAAGCATGTGCGCAAAAACAAGTCTCTCAATAAGCGAGTAGAGGAACTACAGTACGTTGGGGATGAGTCTGCAGTGTATAGTTCTTCAGAACCAGACAGCAATCCCACTTCACCTATGGTAGGTCGAAAAATCCAGTCCAACAACAAGCTAAGCCCATCTGCTTACCCGAACAACCATCTGAGCCCCAATGCATCTCCTAGAAATAGTCCCTGGAGTAGCCCTTGTGGACAGCGCAAAGGTGTAAAACAGTCCCCGCTTGCAGACAGTATGAGCCCAGAGGTTTCTCGAAAATGCACAGAGTACTCCTCTGACAGCAGTATTACTCCATCCAGTAGCCCCTGGGTTCAGAGAAGAAAACAAGCTCAAACTGTCACACAAGAAAAAAGCCCAGTTGGTAGCCCAATGTTAGGACGGAAAATACAAAATGCAGATGGATTGCCACCTGGTGTTCTGAGGCTTCCAAGAGGCCCTGATGGTACAAAGGGTTTCCACAATGGAGGTGAAAGAAATAAGCCTGTTCAGTGTTTATGA
- the larp6.L gene encoding la-related protein 6 isoform X3 — MGFVSVKLLTSFKKVKHLTRDWRTTAYALRYSNLLELNEDNRKIRRKTPVPVFASENLPSKMLLVYDLHFIPELNCLGKEQENGGMQEKVMEHLLKSFGAFGVISSIRILKPGRDLPSDVKRFSSRYSQVGTKDCAIVEFEEVEAAIKAHDTINVESDIEDGLKVVLIGMKPPKKKIQKDKSKEEDSKHVRKNKSLNKRVEELQYVGDESAVYSSSEPDSNPTSPMVGRKIQSNNKLSPSAYPNNHLSPNASPRNSPWSSPCGQRKGVKQSPLADSMSPEVSRKCTEYSSDSSITPSSSPWVQRRKQAQTVTQEKSPVGSPMLGRKIQNADGLPPGVLRLPRGPDGTKGFHNGGERNKPVQCL, encoded by the exons ATGGGATTTGTCAGTGTTAAACTACTCACCTCCTTTAAAAAG GTTAAACACCTCACTCGGGACTGGAGAACCACTGCATATGCTTTGAGATATTCCAACCTACTTGAACTAAATGAAGACAACAGAAAAATTAGAAGAAAGACCCCTGTTCCTGTTTTTGCAAGTGAGAACCTACCCAGTAAGATGCTTCTCGTTTATGATCTCCACTTCATCCCGGAGCTGAACTGTTTAGGCAAGGAGCAGGAGAATGGAGGCATGCAAGAAAAGGTCATGGAGCACCTTTTGAAGAGTTTTGGGGCTTTTGGTGTTATTTCATCCATTCGTATCCTAAAACCAGGCAGGGATCTTCCATCCGATGTGAAGCGGTTTAGTAGTAGGTATTCCCAGGTTGGAACGAAAGACTGTGCAATTGTAGAATTTGAAGAGGTGGAGGCTGCTATCAAGGCGCACGACACAAttaatgtagaaagtgatatagAAGATGGCCTTAAAGTAGTTTTGATTGGTATGAAGCCtccaaaaaagaaaatacagaaagacaAAAGCAAAGAGGAAGACTCAAAGCATGTGCGCAAAAACAAGTCTCTCAATAAGCGAGTAGAGGAACTACAGTACGTTGGGGATGAGTCTGCAGTGTATAGTTCTTCAGAACCAGACAGCAATCCCACTTCACCTATGGTAGGTCGAAAAATCCAGTCCAACAACAAGCTAAGCCCATCTGCTTACCCGAACAACCATCTGAGCCCCAATGCATCTCCTAGAAATAGTCCCTGGAGTAGCCCTTGTGGACAGCGCAAAGGTGTAAAACAGTCCCCGCTTGCAGACAGTATGAGCCCAGAGGTTTCTCGAAAATGCACAGAGTACTCCTCTGACAGCAGTATTACTCCATCCAGTAGCCCCTGGGTTCAGAGAAGAAAACAAGCTCAAACTGTCACACAAGAAAAAAGCCCAGTTGGTAGCCCAATGTTAGGACGGAAAATACAAAATGCAGATGGATTGCCACCTGGTGTTCTGAGGCTTCCAAGAGGCCCTGATGGTACAAAGGGTTTCCACAATGGAGGTGAAAGAAATAAGCCTGTTCAGTGTTTATGA